A region of Vitis riparia cultivar Riparia Gloire de Montpellier isolate 1030 chromosome 1, EGFV_Vit.rip_1.0, whole genome shotgun sequence DNA encodes the following proteins:
- the LOC117922630 gene encoding protein ASPARTIC PROTEASE IN GUARD CELL 1, which translates to MAEKGFLLCFLFAFFCTWGVSLVNARRLSLPRTTVLDVSGSIRESLNVLSLNPQYEQKGFQHQERSFPSSYSSSSLTLSLHSRTSIHKSSHKDYKSLVLARLERDSDRVRSLATRMDLAIAGITKSDLKPVEKELEAEALETPLVSGASQGSGEYFSRVGIGSPPKHVYMVVDTGSDVNWVQCAPCADCYQQADPIFEPSFSSSYAPLTCETHQCKSLDVSECRNDSCLYEVSYGDGSYTVGDFATETITLDGSASLNNVAIGCGHDNEGLFVGAAGLLGLGGGSLSFPSQINASSFSYCLVNRDTDSASTLEFNSPIPPHSVTAPLLRNNQLDTFYYLGMTGIGVGGQMLSIPRSSFEVDESGNGGIIVDSGTAVTRLQSDVYNSLRDSFVRGTQHLPSTSGVALFDTCYDLSSRSSVEVPTVSFHFPDGKYLALPAKNYLIPVDSAGTFCFAFAPTTSALSIIGNVQQQGTRVSYDLTNSLVGFSPNGC; encoded by the coding sequence ATGGCGGAAAAGGggtttcttctttgctttttgtttgctttcttcTGCACTTGGGGTGTCTCTCTTGTTAACGCTCGCCGCTTAAGCTTACCCAGAACTACGGTCCTCGACGTCTCTGGTTCCATTCGGGAAAGCTTGAATGTTCTCTCTTTGAACCCTCAGTATGAGCAAAAGGGGTTTCAGCACCAAGAACGGAGTTTTCCGTCTTCCTATTCTTCTTCGTCACTGACTCTGTCTCTACATTCGCGAACTTCTATTCACAAATCTTCGCACAAAGACTACAAGTCTCTGGTTTTAGCCCGACTCGAGCGAGACTCAGACCGAGTCAGATCTCTGGCGACCAGAATGGATCTGGCCATTGCGGGCATTACCAAGTCGGATCTCAAACCAGTTGAGAAAGAGCTGGAAGCTGAGGCTCTTGAGACTCCGCTTGTCTCCGGAGCGAGTCAGGGAAGTGGTGAGTACTTCTCACGAGTAGGAATCGGTAGCCCACCCAAACATGTCTACATGGTTGTCGACACCGGCAGTGACGTCAACTGGGTACAATGCGCACCCTGCGCCGACTGCTACCAGCAAGCCGACCCCATATTCGAGCCGTCTTTTTCCTCCTCCTACGCGCCCCTCACTTGCGAAACCCATCAGTGCAAGTCGCTCGACGTCTCCGAGTGCCGGAACGACTCGTGCCTCTACGAGGTCTCCTACGGCGATGGATCGTACACCGTTGGCGACTTCGCCACTGAGACGATTACTCTGGACGGTTCCGCTTCACTGAACAATGTCGCCATCGGCTGTGGCCACGACAACGAAGGCTTGTTCGTAGGCGCCGCCGGCTTACTCGGACTCGGCGGCGGCTCGCTGTCGTTCCCTTCTCAAATCAACGCTTCTTCGTTCTCCTACTGCCTCGTGAACCGTGACACAGACTCAGCCTCGACCCTCGAGTTCAACTCACCGATCCCTCCTCACTCAGTTACTGCTCCCTTACTCAGGAACAACCAGCTCGACACATTCTATTACTTAGGAATGACGGGAATCGGCGTCGGCGGGCAGATGCTGTCGATTCCTCGATCATCTTTCGAGGTGGACGAAAGCGGAAATGGAGGAATCATAGTCGACTCGGGGACAGCCGTGACTCGGTTACAGAGCGACGTGTACAACTCGCTCCGCGACTCGTTCGTCAGAGGCACCCAACACTTACCGTCTACTAGCGGTGTGGCGTTGTTCGACACTTGCTACGATCTATCATCGAGGTCTAGCGTGGAGGTCCCAACGGTGTCGTTTCACTTTCCGGACGGTAAATATTTAGCTTTACCGGCTAAAAATTACCTAATACCGGTTGACTCAGCGGGAACCTTTTGCTTCGCATTTGCTCCCACCACCTCAGCGTTGTCAATAATTGGGAATGTGCAGCAGCAGGGGACACGTGTCAGTTACGATCTCACCAACTCGCTCGTTGGATTCTCCCCCAACGGGTGCTAG